One Nicotiana sylvestris chromosome 12, ASM39365v2, whole genome shotgun sequence genomic window carries:
- the LOC138883414 gene encoding uncharacterized protein: MENQEVEDIQPPVHVEDQFDEVAPRPANRILKDYARPIRFNCESSVRKPPVAANNFEIRTGLIQTIQQPCIFNGDAGEDPHSHLIDFLELVETAKYNGAPHEAIKLRLFPFSLKGADETWLRSLPQGSSPHGIK, translated from the coding sequence ATGGAGAATCAAGAAGTAGAAGACATTCAACCACCAGTCCATGTGGAGGATCAGTTTGATGAAGTAGCACCAAGGCCAGCAAACAGAATCCTAAAGGATTATGCTAGACCCATCCGCTTCAATTGTGAATCTAGTGTCAGAAAACCTCCAGTGGCagccaacaactttgaaatcagGACTGGCTTGATTCAAACGATTCAACAGCCTTGCATCTTCAATGGAGACGCAGGTGAAGATCCACACAGTCATTTAATTGACtttttggaacttgttgaaaCAGCTAAGTATAATGGAGCACCTCATGAAGCTATCAAGTTAAGGCTATTTCCTTTCTCTTTAAAAGGAGCTGACGAGACTTGGTTGCGAAGTTTGCCACAAGGTTCATCACCACATGGGATCAAGTGA